A genomic region of Stenotrophomonas sp. NA06056 contains the following coding sequences:
- a CDS encoding autotransporter domain-containing protein, translated as MSAPNFVRPLLRAALLLLCALTVWSAQAAQLNFSSGTWPDGVARSGEGGSQAIAGLTLQILNTNNASSTATGAISFQNEGFFQTLDPAFGGALTDHQTEHLAMVVRSSNGRPFSLKSFLYINWGENYGTQIQVTGFRSGSAVSGASRTFNWPDYTPVTVSLPAAFDNVDEVRIEMLAGGTVNPNRFSWHSINNLVVEIPNSPPSDVSLSGNTVLQSSSANTTVGTLTSTDPDIGSTFTYSLVAGAGSTDNASFTIAGNTLRASTPSALAAGNRSIRIRTTDENGAIFEKALTIVVTDDLAPTVSSTAPSGSPAATATSVSFAVTFSEAVSNVSIDDFTLVGTGNATGNLAAVSGSGAVYGVDVTGITGNGTLKLNVNGSTNIVDAAGNVATAYSSGTTHSVAIPTAPGAPTIGTATAANSQATISFTAPANTGGSAITGYTVTSSPDNVIGTGSASPIVVTGLTNGTAYTFTVTATNAIGTSAASGVSNAVTPKSPQTITFTNPGVQNFGTTPTLSATSSSSLPVSFSSATTGVCTIASGGALTFVSAGSCTINADQAGNATYTAAVQVSQTFTVAAIAPGAPTIGTATAGNSQASVTFTAPASNGGSSITGYTVTSNPGGLTGTGSSSPITVTGLTNGIAYTFTVTATNSAGTGSASAASNAITPASPQTITFANPGAQTYGTTPTLTATSTSSLAVSFTSSTTAVCTITSGGQLSFVTTGTCTINANQAGDSTYLPASQVSQSFTVNAVVPGAPTSVSASPSGTGQVSVTFTAPASTGGSTISGYTVTASPGGATGTGAGSPITVTGLTVGQSYTFTVTATNSAGTGSASAASNAVTAADAIVASPSSATVAYDTASAVALTISGIPTSVVIIGNPAHGQTAVSGTSVTYTPTTGYYGADSFSYQASDGNTTSATVTVSITVSPPTLVATPASLGPATAGTAYTPTLSTSGGAAPYSYQVIGTLPPGLSLSPAGVFSGAPTAANTYSFSVRVTDSSTGSGPSSKDTAYTLVVNAPQLAFALSNLPQSSTATGYTQRLQVSGGAAPYSFAVSAGALPTGLALASDGVFSGTPQGAGNYGFTVTVTDANGFTASQAYTLQVLEATQQISAFLANPTAPVYSENGRFSVSASGGASGNAIVFATTTPAVCRVDGGSVTMLAAGRCSLTANQAGNTQYLAAPQALLEVDIAAAVPVLQWPQELHKMFGEAAFDLVDPQSPSRGTFSYSSSDATVASVQGRTVTLVGEGVAILTVTQAASGGYAAGTAQLRLVVSQRPDPTRDPGVVAGLQAQVDASVRFASAQQSNIRDRLRQVRGGSNASSNQLSLNYAGGNDLPNVSVPMSKLGGDALPALPAGWGMWASGTASYGAGPGRGSRYDFRTDGLTIGVDRAFGTRFLFGVAGSLGRNNSDMEDTDARVKSDQRSLAAYGLWRGGEHVFVDGIVATGTLDFDTRRWSVDADAFAQGKRDGDQWFGSLAFGYEHRHAGTTLTGYGRIEASRSTLDSYRESGAGLYDLVYRQQVVRNSAMALGLEGAYLSADPEARVRPFWSIEYRQALDDKGDAYLNYAIGPRAQDYQLRMQSYNDHALSIAAGMDVRLQRGWFMSLLLGHEQTRGSSRASSIGLRVGYGAAGGAAGGSAVGSSDATGKPRCNPRRCPPQASAAPR; from the coding sequence ATGTCCGCACCAAACTTTGTCCGTCCGCTGCTGCGGGCGGCGCTTCTGCTGCTGTGCGCGCTGACAGTCTGGTCCGCGCAGGCCGCGCAGCTCAATTTCAGCTCGGGGACCTGGCCGGACGGCGTTGCCAGGAGTGGCGAGGGTGGCTCGCAGGCTATTGCAGGGTTGACTCTGCAGATTCTCAACACGAACAACGCATCGAGCACCGCAACAGGCGCGATCTCATTCCAGAACGAAGGATTCTTTCAAACACTGGACCCCGCATTCGGAGGGGCGCTGACCGACCACCAGACCGAGCATCTGGCAATGGTGGTCAGATCCTCCAATGGCAGGCCCTTTTCGCTGAAGTCCTTCCTGTACATCAACTGGGGAGAGAACTACGGCACCCAGATCCAGGTTACGGGCTTCCGCTCGGGTTCTGCGGTGAGCGGGGCAAGCCGGACCTTCAACTGGCCCGACTACACGCCGGTTACCGTGTCCCTGCCAGCCGCCTTCGACAACGTCGATGAGGTCCGGATAGAAATGCTCGCCGGCGGTACGGTCAATCCCAATCGATTCTCCTGGCACTCCATCAACAACCTGGTCGTTGAGATTCCCAACAGCCCGCCGTCCGATGTTTCCTTGTCGGGCAACACGGTCCTGCAGAGCAGTTCGGCCAACACCACCGTTGGCACGCTGACCAGCACCGATCCGGATATCGGAAGCACCTTCACCTATTCGCTGGTCGCCGGTGCCGGCAGCACCGACAATGCCAGCTTCACCATCGCCGGCAACACACTGCGGGCCAGCACGCCCTCTGCGCTGGCTGCAGGCAACCGCAGCATACGCATCCGCACGACGGACGAGAACGGCGCCATCTTCGAAAAAGCGCTCACGATTGTCGTCACCGATGACCTCGCCCCGACCGTCAGCAGCACCGCGCCCAGTGGTTCGCCGGCAGCCACCGCCACCAGCGTGAGCTTTGCGGTTACTTTCAGCGAGGCGGTCAGCAATGTTTCCATCGACGACTTCACTCTGGTGGGTACAGGCAACGCCACCGGCAACTTGGCCGCAGTGTCGGGTAGTGGCGCCGTCTACGGCGTGGACGTGACGGGCATTACCGGCAACGGCACCCTCAAGCTCAATGTCAACGGCAGCACCAATATTGTCGACGCGGCCGGCAATGTCGCCACGGCCTACAGCAGCGGCACCACGCACAGCGTCGCCATTCCCACCGCGCCGGGTGCCCCGACCATCGGCACGGCGACCGCTGCCAACTCCCAGGCCACGATCAGCTTCACTGCACCTGCCAATACCGGCGGGTCTGCCATCACCGGCTACACCGTCACTTCCTCGCCGGACAACGTCATTGGTACGGGCTCGGCATCGCCCATCGTCGTCACCGGCCTGACGAACGGCACGGCCTATACCTTCACCGTCACTGCCACCAACGCCATCGGCACCAGCGCGGCGTCCGGCGTATCGAATGCCGTCACACCGAAGTCCCCGCAGACCATCACCTTCACCAATCCGGGTGTGCAGAACTTCGGCACTACGCCAACGCTGTCGGCCACCAGCAGTTCGAGCCTGCCGGTAAGCTTCAGCTCCGCCACGACCGGGGTCTGCACCATCGCGTCTGGTGGTGCCCTGACCTTCGTCTCCGCCGGCAGCTGCACCATCAATGCGGATCAGGCAGGTAATGCCACCTACACGGCCGCAGTGCAGGTGTCGCAGACCTTCACCGTCGCCGCGATCGCACCCGGCGCGCCGACGATCGGCACCGCGACCGCTGGAAACAGCCAGGCATCGGTGACCTTCACTGCGCCGGCCAGCAATGGCGGCAGCAGCATCACCGGGTACACCGTGACCTCCAATCCTGGAGGACTGACCGGCACCGGCAGCAGTTCGCCGATCACCGTTACCGGCCTGACCAACGGCATTGCGTATACCTTCACCGTCACCGCGACCAACAGCGCCGGAACAGGCAGCGCGTCTGCCGCCTCCAATGCCATCACCCCGGCGTCTCCGCAGACGATCACCTTCGCCAACCCGGGCGCGCAGACCTATGGCACCACTCCCACGTTGACGGCAACGTCCACCTCCAGCCTTGCGGTCAGCTTCACCTCGTCGACAACTGCGGTCTGCACCATCACCAGCGGTGGGCAGCTGAGCTTCGTCACCACCGGTACCTGCACGATCAATGCGAACCAGGCCGGAGACAGCACCTACCTGCCGGCATCGCAGGTCAGCCAGTCGTTCACCGTCAATGCGGTGGTACCCGGCGCACCGACCAGCGTGTCCGCCAGCCCGTCGGGCACCGGTCAGGTCAGTGTCACGTTCACCGCTCCGGCCAGTACCGGCGGATCGACGATCAGCGGCTACACGGTCACCGCCTCGCCAGGCGGCGCTACCGGCACGGGTGCAGGTTCTCCCATCACCGTCACCGGTCTGACCGTCGGCCAGTCGTACACGTTCACCGTCACCGCCACCAACAGCGCAGGCACCGGCAGCGCGTCTGCTGCATCCAATGCGGTCACCGCTGCGGATGCGATCGTTGCCAGCCCATCCAGCGCAACGGTGGCCTACGACACCGCAAGCGCTGTGGCACTGACGATCAGCGGCATTCCGACCAGCGTGGTCATCATCGGCAATCCGGCCCATGGCCAGACCGCCGTCAGCGGAACCTCGGTCACCTACACGCCGACAACCGGCTACTACGGCGCGGACAGCTTCAGTTACCAGGCCAGCGACGGCAACACGACCTCGGCCACAGTGACGGTCAGCATCACCGTGTCCCCGCCGACGCTGGTGGCAACGCCCGCCTCGCTGGGCCCGGCAACCGCGGGCACCGCCTACACGCCGACGCTGTCCACCAGTGGTGGCGCGGCGCCGTACAGCTACCAGGTGATCGGAACGCTGCCGCCGGGCCTGTCGCTGAGCCCGGCAGGCGTCTTCAGCGGCGCGCCCACCGCAGCCAACACCTACAGCTTCAGCGTGCGCGTGACCGACAGCAGCACCGGTAGTGGCCCATCCAGCAAGGACACCGCCTACACCCTGGTGGTGAACGCTCCGCAATTGGCGTTTGCACTCTCCAACCTGCCGCAGTCGTCCACGGCCACCGGCTATACGCAGCGCCTGCAGGTCTCCGGTGGTGCCGCGCCGTACAGCTTCGCGGTAAGTGCCGGTGCCCTGCCGACCGGCTTGGCGCTGGCCAGCGATGGCGTGTTCTCCGGCACACCCCAGGGCGCAGGCAACTACGGTTTCACGGTGACAGTTACCGATGCGAACGGCTTCACCGCCAGCCAGGCCTATACCCTGCAGGTGCTTGAAGCGACGCAGCAGATCAGCGCATTCCTGGCCAACCCGACCGCGCCGGTCTACAGCGAGAATGGTCGTTTCAGCGTGTCGGCCAGCGGCGGCGCGTCCGGCAATGCGATCGTGTTCGCCACCACCACCCCGGCGGTGTGCCGCGTGGATGGCGGCAGCGTCACCATGCTCGCGGCCGGCCGCTGCAGCCTGACCGCCAACCAGGCCGGCAATACGCAGTACCTGGCAGCCCCCCAGGCCCTCCTGGAAGTGGACATCGCCGCCGCTGTGCCGGTGCTGCAATGGCCGCAGGAGCTGCACAAGATGTTCGGCGAAGCAGCCTTCGACCTGGTCGATCCGCAGAGCCCCAGCCGCGGCACCTTCAGCTATTCCAGCAGTGATGCGACGGTGGCCAGCGTGCAGGGCCGTACCGTCACTCTGGTTGGCGAAGGCGTAGCGATCCTCACCGTCACCCAGGCAGCCTCAGGCGGCTATGCAGCGGGTACTGCGCAACTGCGCCTGGTGGTCAGCCAGCGCCCCGACCCGACGCGCGATCCGGGCGTTGTGGCCGGTCTGCAGGCGCAGGTCGATGCCAGCGTGCGCTTCGCCAGTGCACAGCAGTCCAATATCCGCGACCGTCTGCGTCAGGTGCGTGGTGGCAGCAACGCGTCCAGCAACCAGCTGTCGCTGAACTACGCTGGCGGCAACGACCTGCCCAACGTCTCGGTGCCCATGTCCAAGCTGGGGGGCGATGCCCTGCCTGCATTGCCTGCCGGTTGGGGCATGTGGGCGTCCGGCACCGCCAGCTACGGTGCCGGGCCGGGCCGCGGCAGCCGCTACGACTTCCGCACCGATGGCCTGACCATTGGCGTAGACCGCGCGTTCGGTACTCGTTTCCTGTTCGGTGTGGCCGGCAGCCTGGGTCGCAACAACAGCGACATGGAAGACACCGACGCACGGGTGAAGTCCGATCAGCGTTCACTGGCAGCCTATGGCCTGTGGCGCGGCGGTGAGCACGTGTTTGTCGACGGCATCGTGGCCACCGGCACACTGGACTTCGACACCCGCCGCTGGAGCGTGGACGCCGATGCGTTCGCACAGGGCAAGCGCGACGGCGACCAGTGGTTCGGTTCGCTGGCCTTCGGCTACGAGCATCGCCATGCCGGCACAACATTGACCGGCTATGGCCGCATCGAGGCCAGCCGCAGTACCCTGGACAGCTACCGCGAAAGCGGCGCTGGCCTGTACGACCTGGTCTATCGCCAGCAGGTGGTGCGCAACAGTGCCATGGCGCTCGGCCTGGAAGGTGCGTACCTGTCAGCCGACCCGGAAGCACGCGTGCGCCCGTTCTGGAGCATCGAATACCGCCAGGCGCTGGATGACAAGGGCGATGCCTACCTGAACTACGCCATCGGACCGCGCGCGCAGGACTACCAGTTGCGCATGCAGAGCTACAACGACCACGCATTGTCGATTGCTGCAGGCATGGACGTGCGCCTGCAGCGTGGCTGGTTCATGTCGCTGCTGCTGGGCCACGAGCAGACCCGCGGCTCGAGTCGTGCCAGCAGCATCGGACTGCGTGTCGGCTATGGGGCCGCGGGCGGTGCTGCCGGAGGCAGCGCTGTCGGCAGCAGTGACGCGACCGGCAAGCCACGCTGCAACCCGCGTCGTTGCCCGCCACAGGCCAGCGCTGCACCGCGCTGA
- a CDS encoding L,D-transpeptidase produces the protein MPMPVCRPALLALSLLIPPAFAQAPPPAGLPAPIAEKAGPDTAARSPLHAQVLLDRASFSPGEIDGEVGSNQRRAVSGFQAAHGLTVSGELDDATWKALQADTVAPLASYTLTAEDVAGPFVAIPKKPAEQAKLKSLGFSSVEESLGERFHASPDLLKALNPGVDLSKAGSRIQVPNLAPAALPKAVKLVVDKSDSTLQLLDAQGKVIAQVPVSSGSEHDPLPIGEWKILGVYPDPPFHYNPKLFWDAKKGDRKATIPPGPNNPVGRVWIDLSKPHYGLHGTPVPGHVGKTESHGCVRMTNWDALRVAAAVDTSVVVVMQE, from the coding sequence ATGCCCATGCCCGTATGCCGCCCCGCCCTGCTCGCCCTGTCACTGCTGATTCCGCCCGCCTTCGCGCAGGCCCCGCCACCGGCAGGCCTGCCCGCACCGATTGCCGAAAAAGCCGGTCCTGACACCGCGGCGCGCTCGCCCCTGCATGCACAGGTGCTGCTGGACCGTGCCAGCTTCTCTCCGGGCGAGATCGATGGCGAGGTGGGCAGCAACCAGCGGCGTGCGGTGTCCGGCTTCCAGGCCGCCCACGGTCTGACGGTCAGCGGGGAACTGGACGACGCCACCTGGAAGGCCCTGCAGGCCGATACGGTCGCTCCTTTGGCGAGCTACACGCTTACCGCCGAAGACGTAGCCGGCCCCTTTGTCGCCATCCCCAAGAAGCCGGCCGAACAGGCCAAACTGAAATCCCTGGGCTTCAGCAGCGTCGAAGAATCGCTGGGCGAACGTTTCCATGCCTCGCCCGATCTGCTGAAGGCACTCAACCCCGGCGTGGATCTGAGCAAGGCCGGCAGCCGCATCCAGGTACCCAACCTTGCGCCGGCCGCATTGCCCAAGGCCGTCAAGCTGGTGGTCGACAAATCCGATTCCACCCTGCAACTGCTGGATGCGCAGGGCAAAGTGATCGCGCAGGTGCCGGTGTCGTCGGGCAGCGAACACGACCCGCTGCCGATCGGTGAATGGAAGATCCTCGGTGTGTACCCGGACCCGCCATTCCACTACAACCCGAAATTGTTCTGGGACGCGAAGAAGGGGGATCGCAAAGCCACGATTCCGCCCGGCCCGAACAACCCGGTTGGCCGGGTCTGGATCGACCTGTCCAAGCCGCATTATGGCCTGCACGGTACGCCGGTCCCCGGCCACGTCGGCAAGACCGAGTCGCACGGCTGCGTGCGCATGACCAACTGGGATGCGCTGCGCGTGGCCGCGGCGGTTGATACGTCGGTGGTCGTGGTGATGCAGGAGTAA
- a CDS encoding methyl-accepting chemotaxis protein: MNYLRNVRVAWRLGLGFGLLLLLVAAVVATGATATTVQKRAMEQVVEVGVAKVRLLSEMLDANNQMMVVRREMLIRQGEDRASDEQRIADLVKRYEASWTAYQALPGDAEGKVIGETIAAKRALARPLNKQTSELMEQGDFPGAVALTLGPVQEAANGWNKALADGVAYEEKESREAAAEAIRLGERSLLQLLVLGGVALLVGIAASVLIGRSMTGPLARAVQLAERLSKGELDQEFRLGGRDELTQLGEAMASVRQSVQAAIGAQLQMAEQHEAGAIRYRMDATAFPGDFGRMVQATNHLVESHVQVQLLMAEVMQRYAIGDLSRDLPEYPGEKGTLTRTLAAVKQSLMAINAQIDELARAARAGDFSMRGDAAAFQYQFQAMVNHLNGMMASSQASIADVSDVLRAISHGNLTARMDGEYEGVFARMRDDANTTTTQLTGIVRGIQVAADSINNAAQELAAGNNDLSRRTEQQAANLEEAAASMEELTSTVRQNAELARQADSEAHAAGVAVRETEQAMAQMATVMGEIDQSSARISEISTVIDGIAFQTNILALNAAVEAARAGEQGRGFAVVASEVRTLAQRAGVAAKEIKELIEDAAAKVQSGLAVTVQSEAAIARVAQASSRTTLLMSDIAAASKEQAAGIEQVNQVVVQMDQVTQQNAALVEEATAASRALEEQAHALTTSVSVFQLEQGVRKPAVSARAA; this comes from the coding sequence ATGAACTACTTGAGGAACGTCAGGGTTGCCTGGCGTCTTGGGCTTGGCTTTGGCCTGTTGCTGCTGCTGGTTGCCGCCGTGGTGGCCACCGGTGCTACCGCCACCACCGTGCAGAAGCGTGCGATGGAGCAGGTGGTCGAGGTTGGCGTCGCCAAGGTACGGCTGCTGTCGGAGATGCTCGATGCCAACAACCAGATGATGGTCGTGCGCCGCGAGATGTTGATCCGCCAGGGCGAAGACCGCGCCAGCGACGAGCAGCGCATCGCCGATCTGGTCAAGCGCTACGAGGCCAGTTGGACCGCCTACCAGGCCCTGCCCGGCGATGCCGAGGGCAAGGTGATCGGCGAGACCATCGCGGCCAAGCGCGCACTCGCCCGTCCGCTCAACAAGCAGACCAGCGAACTGATGGAGCAGGGCGATTTCCCCGGTGCCGTGGCGTTGACCCTGGGCCCGGTGCAGGAAGCGGCCAATGGCTGGAACAAGGCCCTCGCCGATGGCGTGGCCTATGAGGAAAAGGAAAGCCGCGAGGCGGCTGCCGAGGCCATCCGCCTGGGCGAGCGCAGCCTGCTGCAGTTGCTGGTGCTGGGCGGCGTGGCCCTGCTGGTCGGCATCGCCGCATCGGTGTTGATCGGACGCAGCATGACCGGCCCGCTGGCGCGTGCGGTGCAACTGGCCGAGCGCCTGTCCAAGGGCGAACTCGACCAGGAATTCCGCCTTGGCGGTCGCGACGAGCTGACCCAGCTCGGCGAGGCTATGGCCAGTGTGCGCCAGAGTGTGCAGGCTGCGATCGGCGCGCAGCTGCAGATGGCCGAACAACACGAAGCCGGTGCGATCCGTTACCGGATGGACGCCACTGCGTTCCCTGGCGACTTCGGACGCATGGTGCAGGCCACCAACCACCTGGTCGAATCGCACGTGCAGGTGCAGCTGCTGATGGCCGAGGTGATGCAGCGCTATGCCATCGGCGATCTCAGCCGTGACCTGCCCGAGTACCCGGGCGAGAAGGGCACGCTGACCCGCACCCTGGCGGCGGTCAAGCAGAGCCTGATGGCGATCAACGCGCAGATCGATGAACTGGCCCGTGCCGCACGCGCCGGCGATTTCAGCATGCGTGGCGACGCTGCGGCATTCCAGTACCAGTTCCAGGCGATGGTGAACCACCTCAACGGCATGATGGCCAGCTCGCAGGCCAGCATCGCCGATGTTTCCGATGTGCTGCGCGCCATCTCGCATGGCAACCTCACCGCACGCATGGACGGTGAGTACGAGGGCGTGTTCGCACGCATGCGTGATGATGCCAACACCACCACCACGCAGCTGACCGGTATCGTGCGTGGCATCCAGGTGGCCGCCGACAGCATCAACAACGCGGCGCAGGAACTGGCGGCCGGCAACAACGACCTGTCGCGCCGTACCGAACAGCAGGCGGCGAACCTGGAAGAGGCTGCCGCCTCGATGGAAGAACTGACCTCGACCGTGCGCCAGAACGCCGAGCTGGCCCGCCAGGCCGACAGCGAAGCGCACGCGGCCGGTGTTGCCGTGCGCGAGACCGAGCAGGCCATGGCGCAGATGGCCACGGTGATGGGCGAGATCGACCAGTCATCCGCGCGCATCTCGGAAATCTCCACGGTGATCGATGGCATTGCCTTCCAGACGAACATCCTGGCGTTGAATGCCGCGGTGGAAGCGGCGCGTGCCGGCGAACAGGGACGCGGCTTTGCCGTGGTCGCCAGCGAAGTGCGTACGCTGGCCCAGCGTGCCGGTGTGGCCGCCAAGGAGATCAAGGAACTGATCGAAGACGCGGCCGCCAAGGTGCAGAGTGGCCTGGCGGTGACGGTGCAGTCGGAAGCCGCCATTGCGCGCGTGGCGCAGGCCAGTTCGCGCACGACCCTGCTGATGAGCGATATCGCCGCCGCCAGCAAGGAGCAGGCGGCCGGCATCGAGCAGGTCAACCAGGTGGTGGTGCAGATGGACCAGGTGACCCAGCAGAACGCGGCTCTGGTGGAAGAAGCCACCGCTGCCAGCCGCGCGCTGGAAGAGCAGGCGCATGCACTGACCACGTCGGTGTCGGTGTTCCAGCTGGAGCAGGGTGTGCGCAAGCCTGCCGTGTCTGCGCGCGCGGCGTAA
- a CDS encoding peptidoglycan DD-metalloendopeptidase family protein, producing MRLAQLIVLGLVMGVTAGWWLQRDGEPSDGTTAHPPAVVAADHAPALSAEQAATTIAEPDPAAASGTPSGLLLPVQGIAPSQLQDTFTDARSEGRVHDAIDIMAAAGTPVLAVADGHVEKLFDSKRGGLTIYQFEPSGRWCYYYAHLQRYADGLAEKQAIKRGDVIGYVGSTGNANPEAPHLHFEVHVLGPEKQWWKGESINPYPLLKKGDGGD from the coding sequence ATGCGACTTGCGCAACTGATCGTGCTGGGACTGGTGATGGGCGTGACCGCCGGATGGTGGCTGCAGCGCGATGGCGAGCCGTCCGATGGCACGACTGCCCACCCTCCCGCAGTGGTTGCGGCGGACCACGCACCTGCCCTGTCCGCGGAGCAGGCAGCGACGACAATCGCTGAGCCCGACCCAGCCGCAGCGAGCGGCACACCCTCCGGCCTGCTGCTGCCGGTACAGGGCATTGCGCCGTCACAGCTGCAGGACACCTTCACCGACGCACGCAGCGAAGGCCGTGTGCATGACGCTATCGACATCATGGCCGCTGCCGGCACGCCGGTGCTGGCCGTGGCCGATGGCCATGTCGAGAAACTGTTCGACAGCAAACGCGGTGGCCTGACGATCTACCAGTTCGAACCCAGCGGCCGCTGGTGCTACTACTACGCACACCTGCAGCGCTACGCCGACGGCCTGGCCGAGAAGCAGGCCATCAAGCGCGGCGATGTGATCGGCTACGTCGGCAGCACCGGCAACGCCAACCCCGAAGCCCCGCACCTGCATTTCGAAGTGCACGTGCTGGGGCCTGAAAAACAGTGGTGGAAGGGCGAGTCAATCAATCCCTATCCGCTGCTGAAAAAAGGGGACGGAGGGGATTAA
- a CDS encoding alpha/beta hydrolase — MLEVLHRGHAKGIALSDPLPLQVVVLPGLDGTGWLSVPFVDELRAHGLDTRVLALPCTGAQDYSTLAKLLRPQLPAQPFVLLAESFAGPLAMELAAGQLPGLRGLVLCTTFARRPVPFPASAAKGLAPAWPMPPVPLMARLLLGRWRTRNNQQALQDALAQVPSSVLRQRAAATLRVDVRALLPRIQAPTLNVQALQDRLLWPPSVRELQALLPNARHIAIEGPHLLLQARAEPAAALIARWIKALPG; from the coding sequence ATGCTCGAGGTCCTCCACCGTGGACATGCGAAGGGCATTGCGTTGAGTGATCCGTTGCCACTACAGGTCGTTGTGTTGCCCGGGCTGGACGGCACCGGTTGGTTGTCAGTGCCCTTTGTGGATGAGCTGCGCGCGCATGGGCTGGATACGCGTGTGCTGGCGCTGCCCTGTACGGGCGCGCAGGATTACTCGACGTTGGCGAAGCTGCTACGGCCGCAGCTGCCTGCGCAGCCGTTCGTGCTTCTTGCCGAGTCCTTCGCCGGCCCGCTAGCGATGGAGCTGGCCGCAGGCCAGCTGCCCGGACTCCGTGGACTGGTGCTGTGCACGACGTTCGCGCGGCGGCCCGTGCCGTTTCCCGCCAGCGCTGCGAAGGGGCTGGCACCTGCGTGGCCGATGCCGCCGGTGCCGCTGATGGCGCGCCTGCTGCTGGGGCGCTGGCGTACCCGCAACAATCAGCAGGCCCTGCAGGATGCTTTGGCCCAGGTGCCGTCGTCGGTGCTGCGCCAGCGCGCAGCGGCCACCCTGCGCGTTGATGTGCGTGCGCTGTTGCCCAGGATCCAGGCGCCCACCTTGAATGTGCAGGCGCTGCAGGATCGACTGCTGTGGCCACCCAGCGTACGCGAGCTGCAGGCGTTGCTGCCCAACGCACGGCACATCGCCATCGAAGGCCCGCACCTGCTGCTGCAGGCGCGGGCCGAACCCGCTGCCGCGTTGATCGCGCGCTGGATCAAGGCGTTGCCGGGGTAG